A stretch of DNA from Odontesthes bonariensis isolate fOdoBon6 chromosome 2, fOdoBon6.hap1, whole genome shotgun sequence:
GGAAGATTCGGGAAAGCCAATCAGTATCCccccaaaaacacaaacactggTTTAGACTTTCAGTTGTGAAAACACCCTCAGCACCGACAGCAACTACTCATTGCTTATCACAGTGTGAGCGTGCCATCACTGTTCACTCTgcaaaaataaatcacagcagCAGGGAACTTGCAGCCAACAACAATGCTACAGAAAATGCTGATAGgtaacaaaacacagtgttgtaCATGCAGACAAACACAGCTGAGCAGCACTGCAGAGGGGAGGCGATATCACTGGCCATTAGGAGGTAAAAAAGCAGAAAGAGACTGAGCAGCTCAAGAGCATGTTTGACAGAAAACTCTTGGCACCACTAACAATTCCACAATTCCATTTcgttaatgttgttttttttcttttctttttttagtcaAACTAATTCAATATTTATTATGACACATTACTCTGTCCATTCATAGTCTAAATGTggccaaaaataataaaacactcATTCCTGATGAGTCACATTGGTACAAATCCATTCGAACTTCAACCAGTACCATCAGTGCATCAAAATCTGACCGGCTGGTGAGCTTCAGAGGTGAAAGTCTCACCTTTAATATGAGCATTTCCTTCAGAAATAACAAACACTTCACATCATTTATTCCAAATCAATCAAGCAGTGCTCCCCATGGATGCGCCAAGAAACATGACGGAATATAACATGATGAAATACAGGAGAAACACATCCACTAACTTTATTAGTCCTGCGGTAGAGCCGCGGAACCTCTGAGGCACTTTTCAGGAAGCGGCAGCAGCGCTCAGTCAGATGCTGCGTCATCCTGGTTTTTAGAGATGGAATGCTGCTTGACAGGCCAGCCTTAGATTCTGCAAGAGCATCTAACATAGAAGAGAATGACTGAATACACAAATACGGACAGTCTGAACGCCCTACAGTTAAAGTCGGGGAGTGAGAACAAAAAACTTTGAAAGGATTACAACATTTTGAGATAGCATTCTAGCACAATATTATTAGGATGTTTAAACTGATGTCACTGAATATGTTTGCATTTATggctgcatgaaaagagggctGCACAATTCCGGGAAAAAGTCAAATTGCAATTATTAGGTCAGAATTGTGATATGATAAATAATTGGTATGTGCAGCACTACCCGACAATGCAGCCAGAAACAGCAGACACTTAACGGGCTGTTAAATCATACTACCACTGAGAAATATGTGCTGGACAATATCAAGAAAACACTCCAAATAAAGTAGAAAAATAAACTAGCTACTGTATTCATAGTATGGACAGCTTACCTTCCACAACAGCAAAGTTTTTGAATCCAGTGGCTTCTAACCGCTGTCTGACCATCTCTGACATGTGTGGAACCTGAGAGAAAGGCAACCGTCAGTGAGGAAAGaagaaaactaaactgaattcaGACTAGGATACTGATGTAAAGTCAGTGCCCACTCAACTCTGTaagattgaactgaattgaaaaatATCTTATCAATCCACAAAAGGAATCTATTGTTGCTGTTTATATCTCTGAagataatgaaataaataaaagaaaaacatgtaaatatGTCGAGACCACATTTGTAAATATCTTTAATTAGTTTGGGCGTGTGCACCTGCTCCTGCAGTTTCTGGATGTCTGCTGCAATGTACACCAGCTGTTTGGTGGAAAGAGATGTGGGACTTCCACTCTCACTGCCACCTTCGTCCAGTGACGTTCGGCTGGACGTGGACGAGGCCGAGCTCGGCAGAGGCCTGATCGGCTCCTTTAGCACCTCGGAGGATGGAGTCTTTGTCAACACCTGAGTGAAACAAGAACAAGCAATCATAGCCAAAAACTAATTGGGCAGTGCGACGAGACTTGAGATAGGTTGGAGAAGAAAGCCGGTCCAATCTAGCAACCACCTTAGAAATATCTATATTAGTTTCTTCGCTTTTTGCCCGTGTTTTATGTAAGGTTTACCTCATCAAGAAACTTGGCATATCGCGAGTACAGCTGCAGTGTCAGCTTCCAGAAGCGATGGGCCAGAGGCGGCAGATACACCTTGTCTGACCAGCACCTGACTAAACAGGACCACAACACCTCAGATGCCTGCAGGTGGTATGCACTGCCAGCTGTAAATGAATGGACACACAAACATATTGTGGGTAGAACATTCGCTAAACACTGATATTTATGATCAAGAAATTAAGTCCCACCTGGGGCTGGCTCTAATCCATCACTGATGGCGTTTTCCAGGCGCCCAGCTATTTCCTTGTAGCTAAAATACAAGGTGAAGCATGCCGAGAGAGAACAGAACAATTTGTTATCAGCGTGGTACATCAGCTCTGATAGAAACACGCTCAACATGTGCACTGGAAATTTTCGACAGTCCAGAAAAGCTGAACTCTGGAGTTGTGGATTGTGAAATGGGGACACAAAACTTAAATCGTTGCTTTGACGTGCAATGATGAATCTGCATGTTGTGTACTTTAGTGTGTGTGACTGAGGGGGAGAAAGGAGGTTGACAAACAGCAGAACAActtctgtactttttttttttccacaaagatCAATGGTCATTCTGTCAAGGTCTATCAAGTGTCACGTTTATGAGGTGTGTTTAGTATTACGCTGACACACATTCACATTTACATTTTGGAGTGAGTCATCATCCTGCTTGAAACTCTACAGCTACAGGCAATTTCCCAGATTCCTGTAAAATTGGGCTTTGTTCAAGTCGTGAGCGTCTGCCAACTTGTCTTTATCTAATGAAAATGCTGACAGGCTGCCATTTTAATCTAAGCTCGCCTCTTGAGCCCTTAAAGCTAGACCTGTCAATTCTACAAAATGCACACTGTGCAGAAATTCCACTTACACTGATATCTGACTATATTAACAAAACACTGACCAAAACATTTCAAGGTAACACTAGAACACTACAGAAAAGCTCCTATTAAACATTTATAGACATTTCCTAAAATAAGAGATTTTACTatatttttcactttattaGTAATGAGCAGATATACATAGCTTTAAGTGTCAAGATGAACATGAGACCTAAGGTGTGCACAGTGTATTCTGTAATTGATCAGCtgtgacatatatatatatatatataaagtgtAAAGAGTATTCAGTTGATATCCACCGTAGCTGAAAGTAGACAGGCAGGTTCCATTTGTTGTGGAAGCTGTTATAAGTGGGATGAACTCTCAGCCTCTTCACGCTGGCCTGCGAGCTGCACTGTCGTTCAAACCGTCGAACAAACTCCATACTGATGCTGTAACGCTAGAGGACAACAAAAAACACGCACCTCAGTGAATCTACGCAATCACTCCCTGACTTATCCAATCATACGCAATATGTCAGATGTTTTCAAAATGAATCTTTACACACACAAGCACCAACTTTGCAGCTTTACCTCGTAGAATATGTCAGGGTTTCCAGGGTTGAAGATGTAGGCCAACCGTTCCTCTATTCCTTTGATCATCTCCGGCCACACAGAATTCACCAGGAAATCATAACCTGGCACCGTGTCCGCTTTGTCGctgagaaggaaaggaaacaatgTAATGTTTAAAATGTTAGGATTTATAATGATTCGgaacaacaaaaaacattatTATTGATGCTTTGCAGTTATAATGAAATCTTAGTTTTACGAAATTCATTCAAAacccaaaaaagaaaacaaaaataaccttTGATGGATATGAATTCATGTGCATTCACACGAACATCAATACCTGGATATGGCTCCTCCGGTCACCTCTCTGAGCAGTCTGCAGTGATGAGGAACAAACTCCAACAGTCTGGAGTACATCAGTTGGAGACCACTTGGACTGGACTTCACCACTTCTTCAACTATCACCTAAaatgagaagaaagaaagagattCGATATCACATTGAAATAATGTTTTGGAAAATCAATTTATGCATATTACAAACGCTTGCCATATCAATATATGAAACAACACTGCTCGTATTTACATTGGgattatgttcttttttttttaatcgtttCTTTTTTCTATGCAAATGTAAACCCATTACCATTTAAATTTTCCATATCAAAATATTTTACTCCAATAAAGCTGAGATCCCCTCAAATCTTAAGAGATATTTGGCATGTTTACCTGGTCCATGTATGGTTTGACTAGCACCTGTCCCACCAGAGCTTCAGCATCTCGAGTCTTGTCTATGGTGGCGTATGTCCTCAGACAGTGACGGACCATGTCCACGTTGGACGTCTGCAGACCCTCAATCAACAGGCCCTCCAGAGACTGCTGCAGCATCGAGGTGATCCCTGCAATACGCTGTCAAAGCACATCAAACGTGGTCTAGCACTTTCTTTATAGTGTCGATGGAGGCACTGATGTTCTCTTTATTAGCATCCAGCATTCACTGAAAGGACTGCACAAAGGCTGGTAATCTTTGACAAGAGTGACAAAAAAAGTATCCAGTGATTTGACTGACTGAGTAAGTGGCTCTTGATGTATTAGCTGTCTGTCTGACTGACCACTTTAAACTTACAGGTCTGACTTTGTCCAGTAGGGGCATGCCTTTGCTTTGCACCGCGTGGAACTGCAGCTGGTTGAATTCTGTAGCGATCCTCTCCAGGATCTGCCCTGCTAACAAGGGACTGTACATAGATAGAGAGGTAGTCAGTCATTCAGACATATGGAAAGAGATTGACATGATAAGCTTATAAACGGCATGTCTTTCTAATAAGTAAAATAATGAATATGGATCATTATTGGAACCATAACCTAGTAACTGATACAGGAAGTTTGATTGGTTTATGAGTTTCCCACCTGCTGATTTCCAGAGAGATAGATTCCTTGGAGTTCTGTGAGTGGAGGATCTTCTCAATCTTCTCCACAGAGCGCACCACCTGAATCAGcctcaacacacacacctgatgGATGATTAtaataaaaggaaaattatCTATTGAGGTCATCTATCAAACAAGAGCAGCTGCAGTGTATTGTCTGCATTCTGAGATGGAAAAGTAGCATAATCATTAAAAAACTAGTTCATAATCTGTTTGGCCTCAAATATAACTTGTTGTAATTAAATTGCATAATTTGGCAtaaacatgacatattacactgtacaAAAACAAAGCACTGTAAAGATAATTAATGATGACAACAGAATgtagtgtgttgaacaggagtcaaaccttttttttctgcaagtCTTCCTGTTTGAAGAGCTGGTTGTCGATAGCCTGTATCACTTcactgacacaggacctgagactctaaaacaaaaagaaatgtgcATAAACAATCCTGAAGCAGGATTTAACAAAAACTCGCAGTATATTTATACAGGGAGTACATACCATGACCTCCTCTCGTAACTGTCCTAATGGCACAGAAAGCTGATTGAGGGCTTTGTCCATCCCCACCTGAGACAAAGAAGTAGAGATTTAATTTCACAGAGAAAAACTGTGAGAGCATTTTCAAAATTACAGTGACATTAAACACAAGATATATATTCATTTCAAACAAtagacatttatttcaaataaaGGTAAATGAAAACACACTAAATCTTAATCTCTGACAGTATTTAAGGAAACATTAATAACCCAATGAaacagttttatcagctgtatagacAGTAGATAGATTGATTAGTATTAACTATTTGTTCTGTTAGAGGACTCTATCAGAGAATGTCATCCCTTCTTATTCAAGGGATTTGTTCACTTAAATTATAATTAAAATTTCCCCCTGATCTATCTGTAAATCTAGTTACTCCCACATCTACCCGACCTGATCGGGAACCCGACTTTCCCCCAAATCTCATTCGATctgagaggttttttttttaactctgtaATAATTACTGACCAGGTTGGTGGAGAGGTTAACGAAGTCTGCATAGTCCTTGTTGATGAGCTCCACCATGGCCGTTTTCAACAGCTTATAGTACAGTTCCAGGTCCTCTCTCATCTCCTCCAGCTGGACCTGCTTTCGACACTCAGCCACAAACTGATCAACGTCAAAGTCATCCTGCAGACAGAGAGGCAAAAGGAAGAGAGAGCGCTGGGTCTGTCAACAGCCATGTGTGGAGAATAATTTCTTTGAATAAGAGATGGGGTGTAAATATTTTCTCATTTCTGAAGCTCTTTTGCTGAAATTGATTGTGACTAGTGCAGAAAACTGTTTGCGTTTTAAACAATAACTGTGTGGATTtaacatgtaaattcactgatTGAAAAGAGGATACAAGAAACATAAATGTAAGCATTAAAGAATGCAAACTACCGATAAATGCAAACAATTTTAATAACATAAACTATCGTTAGCTCTTCGCAATAAGAAACGCTGACAGATTCTCACCTTCATGAAAACATCCTTGTCGAAACAAAGAGAATCTGGTCCCTTTGGTAGATTCATTTTTGGTTAATAAAGACAGCTAGATACAATATGTATAGATAAATGTGACAAGCCTTGAGCTAGCTGCTACATCCAAGCTTCCGCAAACATGGCAATGCTACCaacgaagaagaagaggatATACTTCAAATGATCCGACTGCGCTCTCTATAGGCTTCTGTGGTTATAACATATTGTGTGACCACACACCATTGAGACCATGGGGAGGGACGTTGTGTGTCTTTTTGCTGAGGTTCCCGACAATATTTTTATGATATGTTATTTTTCACTTTATAAGGACCTATAAGCAGACATTTTTCCGTCCATTTAGCctgaaaaacataaaacataaaaacataaaaaacctgaaaataagGAGCACAGGCCATTTACAACGTCTGTTTAGTCTGTTAAGCGGATCACCAAAGTATCTGTTAACTTTCCAGCATGTTGGCGATATGATACACTGCATTCGTACCTTTTGCTGTGTGTTTATGATATAAACTGTGTGTATGCCTCAAAATTAAACATCATAGTAACTGTGTTGTTTATGTGACACCATCCATAATGAAATTGAGCAATTGGATAATAATATTGTTTGTATTTGTCCGGTTATTAGCTTTAACATCAACCACACAGCCACACCTCAATGTTGATGATTCAAGAACAGAGAGATGTATGAAAAAGTAAGCTCAACATAACCAACAAAACCTAAACATCTGCTCAGAAATAATGAGTACTACTGTAAGTGAATTGAAaatttgaaattgaattgaagccTGGGTTAACCAGGCTTTCTTCTATAGGCTCACATTAATAAAGGGGTTGTTTTACggaacatttaacattttttatCCTGATTACATGATGCTTTGTTCAATAAGCAGAGAATTTTGTGTAATATTTTCAGTGTGAGGGTTGAAATTCCAACATCTGAtcaactaactttaaccacaatacactgactgaaatgttagcactttgtgttttgtttcaatATCAGGCATCAGATTGATTTAATACTTCAGCCAGACGAAATTATCATTCAGTCACAACTTTCTGTCAATACATACTGTTCGAGCAAGGGCAATTTTAGATCTGTTTAATTCAACCAGGGCATCATGTTGCAGTTGGCTTTTTAATGACACAGTGCTACATTACAAAGGATAAAGAATGCACAGAACTTGTTAACCAACAACCCCATTTACGTTTAGTAAGCATTTTTACGGCATATAATGGTCTGCTGTGGGGTTTCTCAAGGGAACACTGATAATGATATTGCCCAGGATGAGACTGTTACCTTGTCTTGCCTTGGAGTTGTCATATGAAGTGCTGGCAAATGACTCAGAGACTGTCTCCTCTCCATTTGAGGAGTTTTTAGTGTGATACTGGACCACATTTTCCTGCTGACTCATTTAGGGAGTGTGATGGAAAATGGTGTACATAGGAGGGTTTGGTGTCTGACAAGAGATTTGTGCAGCTGATACATATTGGTGCAACACTAACTTAATGTTTGATGCATAATTTTCTGAAAGTTACCACCTGTAGCCCCTTGAAAGTCAACTGAGACCTTATGAAATCACATATAGACACTGTTCTGTAAAGTGCTGCATCTTACAAACATTTTCTCAGCGACCCGTGTGTGCAGTTTTTCCCTGCACATGGTCTGGTCTGGCTCAGGTTTAGAGGTAGAGTTAAGTCACTGagaatatattactgaaactcAGGATGATGTTGACAGTCATCATTCAATTGTGTTGAAAAATCTGAACATCATTAACCTCAATGCAGCAAATACAGCGCCATTGACTAGGCACCAGCAGGTGCAATGAACAACTGCCACAGCAATTCTTTTCACTCGTTTTCCCCTTTACTCCCTAAAATCTCCTGAAAGTAGGCTAATTGTGCATTTGTGTGAGTCTTAAGAGCCTTAGACATGTTTTCTGGATTAGGTCTTCTCTGATCTCTGCGacggatacctgctgagaaagaaaacaacaagctAATGACAGCAATAATGTCCCCTACATGGAGAGTAAAAAGATGCTTCTTGGGTGGCCCCATCAGGCTGCTATAGTCTATGTTTCACGGTTACCTGAGCCATcgctaactataagctttattaaaAAGGATACTTTTTAGCCTAATCTAAatggtagagagggtgtctgcttcctgaacaaatacttgcagctggatccaccAGAGAcaggtctgataactgaaggctctgcttctcATTCAAATTTTAGAAACTCTAGGAACCTCAATTAGACCTGTGGTCTGAGAGCGGAGCGCTCTGTTGGAAAAATATTGAACTATGAGCTCTTTGACATATGATGGAGTTTGGTCTTTAAGAGCTCTATATATGAGGAGAAGAACTTGCAATTATAttcagggagccaatgaagagatgctaaaactggagaaatatgatctctcgcCCATCATAACTCTGGCTGCaatattttggatcagctgaaggcttttcagagaattgtTGGGACAGCAAACGTTGGGTTGCACTAAACATTAGTCTATATATTtattatccatttttttttctctgatagTCGGATTATCATCTTCACTTTCTGCTCTAAAGATGAATTGTTGTATCATGGCAGTGTTGTGATTCCATACAGCCACTCCCCTTGGTTTGGGTCAGAAAAACGCGATCTTATTggtggaaggtggagttttggTGTCAGgtgatgcagcagcagcagcagcagcagccagccaCTATTCTCCCTATTTCTCCGTGTGGAGAAATATATGCTCCCTCTACCCGGATGTCGTGTCCTGATAAGTATTGATCGATTTGACCAGTGCGCAGCGCTGTTGGCACAGCAAGGGGGAGGAATCATTTCCGTACCCTTGAAGCACAGCTTCC
This window harbors:
- the cog2 gene encoding conserved oligomeric Golgi complex subunit 2 translates to MNLPKGPDSLCFDKDVFMKDDFDVDQFVAECRKQVQLEEMREDLELYYKLLKTAMVELINKDYADFVNLSTNLVGMDKALNQLSVPLGQLREEVMSLRSCVSEVIQAIDNQLFKQEDLQKKKVCVLRLIQVVRSVEKIEKILHSQNSKESISLEISSPLLAGQILERIATEFNQLQFHAVQSKGMPLLDKVRPRIAGITSMLQQSLEGLLIEGLQTSNVDMVRHCLRTYATIDKTRDAEALVGQVLVKPYMDQVIVEEVVKSSPSGLQLMYSRLLEFVPHHCRLLREVTGGAISSDKADTVPGYDFLVNSVWPEMIKGIEERLAYIFNPGNPDIFYERYSISMEFVRRFERQCSSQASVKRLRVHPTYNSFHNKWNLPVYFQLRYKEIAGRLENAISDGLEPAPAGSAYHLQASEVLWSCLVRCWSDKVYLPPLAHRFWKLTLQLYSRYAKFLDEVLTKTPSSEVLKEPIRPLPSSASSTSSRTSLDEGGSESGSPTSLSTKQLVYIAADIQKLQEQVPHMSEMVRQRLEATGFKNFAVVEDALAESKAGLSSSIPSLKTRMTQHLTERCCRFLKSASEVPRLYRRTNKDLPVRASAYMDNALRPLHQLLTDSTGLVTPHTAQEWLRVALSECTQRYYETISEVLSSVRKMEESLKRLKQARKGATTTTSAGANGGPTDDGKIRLQLALDVEYLGEQILKMGLQPNEISMFSTLMELVKEARELAAQNQ